A window of Actinomadura rubteroloni contains these coding sequences:
- a CDS encoding LOG family protein, with amino-acid sequence MASETESGTRRQGPATLRGRAVPQTTTDQRLLDSRGPSDWLHADPWRVLRIQAEFVEGFGLLAELPKAVSVFGSARIRPGSPEYDLAVEIGARLHRAGYAVITGGGPGIMEAANKGCDEDGGLSVGLGIELPFEQKLNDHIDVGLEFRYFFVRKTMFVKYSQAFIVLPGGFGTLDELFEAVTLVQTGKITRFPIVLVGREFWQPLVDWINGTLLTRGLVSTDDPRLLHLTDTPEEAVQIVVDAHAKAEQAIIEARAQAETAAEESS; translated from the coding sequence ATGGCATCTGAGACCGAGTCCGGGACGCGCCGGCAGGGACCGGCGACGCTGCGCGGACGCGCCGTCCCGCAGACCACCACCGACCAGCGGCTCCTCGACAGCCGCGGCCCCTCGGACTGGCTGCACGCCGACCCGTGGCGCGTGCTGCGCATCCAGGCCGAGTTCGTGGAGGGCTTCGGGCTCCTCGCCGAGTTGCCGAAGGCGGTCAGCGTCTTCGGCAGCGCACGGATCCGTCCCGGTTCGCCGGAGTACGACCTCGCCGTCGAGATCGGCGCGCGGCTGCACCGCGCGGGCTACGCCGTGATCACCGGCGGCGGTCCGGGGATCATGGAGGCCGCGAACAAGGGCTGCGACGAGGACGGCGGGCTGTCGGTCGGGCTCGGCATCGAGCTGCCGTTCGAGCAGAAGCTCAACGACCACATCGACGTGGGCCTCGAGTTCCGGTACTTCTTCGTCCGGAAGACGATGTTCGTCAAATACTCGCAGGCGTTCATCGTCCTGCCCGGCGGCTTCGGGACGCTGGACGAACTCTTCGAGGCGGTGACGCTCGTCCAGACCGGCAAGATCACGCGCTTCCCGATCGTCCTGGTCGGCCGCGAGTTCTGGCAGCCCCTGGTCGACTGGATCAACGGAACTCTCCTGACCAGGGGCCTGGTCTCCACCGACGACCCCCGGCTTCTGCACCTGACGGACACGCCGGAAGAGGCCGTCCAGATCGTCGTGGACGCGCACGCCAAGGCCGAGCAGGCCATCATCGAGGCCCGCGCCCAGGCCGAGACCGCCGCCGAGGAAAGCTCCTGA
- the dapE gene encoding succinyl-diaminopimelate desuccinylase: MGLDLSSDAAALTAALVDVASVSGAEGHLADLVEAALRALPHLTVDRDGDTIVARTTLGRAERIVLAGHLDTVPVNANLPSRVEGSRLYGCGTSDMKSGVAVQLRLAAALTAPSRDLTYVFYECEEVEAERNGLLRLAGRRPELLAGDFAVLLEPTGGLIEGGCQGTMRVEVAATGARAHSARAWMGANAIHAAGGILDVLRAYSPTRPVVDGLEYREGLNAVFVRGGVAGNVIPDECVVTVNYRFAPDKSVADAEAHLRSVFSGYAVTVVDAAPAARPGLTHPAAAAFVAASGAEVRAKLGWTDVARFASLGVPAVNYGPGEPTLAHTQEESVEIPLIGECERRLLAWLA, encoded by the coding sequence ATGGGCCTCGATCTCAGCTCCGACGCCGCCGCCCTGACGGCCGCGCTCGTGGACGTCGCGTCCGTCAGCGGCGCCGAAGGGCACCTCGCCGACCTGGTGGAGGCGGCGCTGCGCGCGCTGCCGCACCTCACGGTGGACCGGGACGGCGACACGATCGTCGCCCGGACGACCCTCGGCCGCGCGGAGCGGATCGTCCTCGCCGGGCACCTGGACACCGTGCCGGTGAACGCGAACCTGCCGTCCCGCGTCGAGGGCTCCCGGCTGTACGGGTGCGGGACGTCGGACATGAAGAGCGGCGTCGCCGTCCAGCTCCGGCTGGCGGCAGCGCTGACGGCGCCGTCGCGCGACCTCACCTATGTGTTCTACGAGTGCGAAGAGGTCGAGGCGGAGCGCAACGGGCTGCTGCGGCTCGCCGGACGGCGTCCCGAACTGCTCGCCGGGGACTTCGCGGTCCTGCTGGAGCCGACCGGCGGTCTCATCGAGGGCGGCTGCCAGGGGACGATGCGCGTCGAGGTCGCCGCGACCGGCGCCCGCGCGCACAGCGCCCGCGCCTGGATGGGCGCCAACGCGATCCACGCTGCGGGCGGGATCCTCGACGTCCTGCGCGCGTACTCGCCGACGCGTCCCGTGGTGGACGGGCTGGAGTACCGCGAGGGCCTGAACGCCGTGTTCGTGCGCGGCGGCGTCGCGGGCAACGTCATCCCGGACGAGTGCGTCGTCACCGTGAACTACCGGTTCGCGCCCGACAAGTCCGTGGCGGACGCCGAGGCGCATCTGCGGTCCGTCTTCTCCGGGTACGCCGTGACGGTCGTGGACGCCGCGCCCGCCGCCCGCCCCGGCCTCACCCATCCGGCCGCCGCAGCGTTCGTCGCGGCCAGCGGCGCCGAGGTCCGCGCCAAGCTCGGCTGGACGGACGTGGCGCGCTTCGCCTCCCTCGGCGTCCCCGCCGTGAACTACGGCCCCGGCGAGCCGACGCTCGCCCACACGCAGGAGGAGTCCGTCGAGATCCCGCTGATCGGGGAATGCGAACGTCGCCTGCTCGCCTGGCTGGCGTGA
- a CDS encoding 2,3,4,5-tetrahydropyridine-2,6-dicarboxylate N-succinyltransferase, whose protein sequence is MTETFTSPIASVIDELWEKRAGLTPDDADARAAVVAAVDQIDGGEARVAHVDASDEVVVDERAKRAILLSFKVLGMVQAQVGDFRYHDRIPLKTRLDGVRVVPGAIARWGSYLAPGVVLMPSFTNIGAYVDSGTMVDTWATVGSCAQIGKNVHLSGGVGIGGVLEPPNAKPVIIGDEAMIGSRSMIVEGARVGVGAVIGSGTNLSASMPVIDVETGEEISRGRVPDWCVAVGGTRIKEFAGGSFGLPAVLVLKRLDPGQRHDKAALNGILRDHGLDT, encoded by the coding sequence ATGACCGAAACGTTCACCAGCCCGATCGCGTCCGTCATCGACGAGCTGTGGGAGAAGCGCGCCGGCCTCACGCCCGACGACGCCGACGCGCGCGCCGCCGTGGTCGCCGCCGTCGACCAGATCGACGGCGGGGAGGCGCGGGTCGCGCACGTCGACGCCTCCGACGAGGTCGTCGTGGACGAGCGGGCCAAGCGCGCGATCCTGCTGAGCTTCAAGGTGCTCGGGATGGTGCAGGCGCAGGTCGGCGACTTCCGCTACCACGACCGCATCCCGCTGAAGACGCGGCTGGACGGCGTCCGCGTGGTGCCCGGCGCGATCGCCCGCTGGGGCTCCTACCTCGCGCCCGGCGTCGTGCTGATGCCGTCGTTCACCAACATCGGGGCCTACGTCGACTCCGGGACGATGGTGGACACCTGGGCCACGGTCGGGTCGTGCGCGCAGATCGGGAAGAACGTCCACCTTTCCGGCGGTGTGGGCATCGGCGGCGTGCTGGAGCCCCCGAACGCCAAGCCCGTCATCATCGGCGACGAGGCCATGATCGGCAGCCGCTCGATGATCGTCGAGGGCGCGCGGGTCGGCGTCGGCGCGGTGATCGGCTCGGGGACGAACCTGTCGGCGTCCATGCCGGTCATCGACGTCGAGACGGGCGAGGAGATCAGCCGGGGCCGCGTCCCGGACTGGTGCGTCGCGGTCGGCGGCACCCGCATCAAGGAGTTCGCGGGCGGGTCGTTCGGGCTGCCGGCGGTGCTCGTCCTCAAGCGGCTCGACCCCGGGCAGCGGCACGACAAGGCCGCGCTGAACGGCATCCTGCGCGACCACGGCCTCGACACCTGA
- a CDS encoding helix-turn-helix domain-containing protein, which produces MSAEPDLSALDAAALGARLRQLRERAGRSLRSVARDLGISPSAVSQIERGTMRPSVSRLITYVTVLGVSLAEVFEPVAARAPEPDDAPRRFTIRRAFEVAPLRLAGGVTFRRLSPVPTSGVEFFESTYPPNAQAGAHGELLRHEGYEVGTVTAGELTIEFAEEVVTLGAGDSITFPCDRPHLIGNRSATTTAVATWLIVHP; this is translated from the coding sequence ATGAGCGCTGAACCGGACCTGTCGGCCCTGGACGCCGCCGCCCTCGGCGCACGCCTGCGCCAGCTGCGCGAGCGCGCCGGGCGCTCCCTGCGGTCGGTGGCCCGCGATCTCGGCATCTCGCCGAGCGCCGTGTCGCAGATCGAACGCGGCACGATGCGCCCGTCCGTCAGCCGCCTCATCACGTACGTGACGGTGCTCGGCGTCTCGCTCGCGGAGGTGTTCGAACCCGTCGCGGCGCGCGCGCCGGAGCCGGACGACGCGCCGCGCCGGTTCACGATCCGCCGGGCGTTCGAGGTCGCGCCGCTGCGGCTGGCGGGCGGCGTGACGTTCCGGCGGCTGTCACCCGTCCCGACGTCCGGCGTGGAGTTCTTCGAGTCGACCTATCCGCCGAACGCGCAAGCGGGCGCGCACGGTGAACTGCTGCGGCACGAGGGCTACGAGGTCGGGACGGTCACCGCGGGCGAACTCACGATCGAGTTCGCGGAGGAGGTCGTCACGCTCGGCGCGGGCGACTCGATCACGTTCCCGTGCGACCGTCCGCACCTGATCGGGAACCGGTCCGCCACGACGACCGCCGTCGCGACCTGGCTGATCGTCCACCCCTGA
- a CDS encoding NCS1 family nucleobase:cation symporter-1, with translation MPDSAPAAEAVRPPEPVHDPRLTNEDLAPLREQNWSSYNIFAFWMSDVHSVGGYVTAGSLFALGLASWQVLIALLAGILIVQFFCNLVAKPSQVTGVPFPVINRSVFGVRGANIPAVIRGLIAIAWYGVQTYLASQSLIIVFLKFWPSTASWNQHTFLGLPALGYVAYAILWVAQAAVFWKGMEAIKRFIDWAGPAVYVVMIALAVYLVAKAGWGNISFNLAQGRHLDVTHSFTTMLSAIALVVSYFSGPMLNFGDFSRYGKSFDAVKRGNLLGLPVNFLFFSLLTVITASATVPVFGELITDPIHTVERIDTTFAILLGGLTFVIATVGINIVANFISPAFDFSNVNPQKISWRTGGMIAAVGSVVLTPWNWYSNPTAIHYTLDLLGALIGPLFGALIAGYYIASRQRVAVDDMFTLDPRGRYWFRRGYNPNAVWSLVAGGVPAILAVLVPKLVLDLDVATVDVTWISNYSWFIGCGLGFVTLALLERSRPMIKVMDPA, from the coding sequence ATGCCCGACAGCGCACCGGCCGCCGAGGCCGTCCGGCCCCCGGAACCCGTTCACGACCCGCGTCTGACCAACGAGGACCTCGCTCCGCTGCGCGAGCAGAACTGGTCCTCCTACAACATCTTCGCGTTCTGGATGTCCGACGTGCACAGCGTCGGCGGTTACGTCACCGCGGGCAGCCTGTTCGCGCTCGGCCTCGCGAGCTGGCAGGTGCTGATCGCGCTGCTCGCCGGCATCCTCATCGTGCAGTTCTTCTGCAATCTCGTCGCCAAGCCGAGCCAGGTCACCGGGGTTCCGTTCCCGGTCATCAACCGGTCGGTCTTCGGGGTGCGCGGCGCGAACATTCCGGCGGTCATCCGGGGGCTCATCGCGATCGCGTGGTACGGCGTCCAGACGTATCTGGCGTCGCAGTCCCTCATCATCGTCTTCCTGAAGTTCTGGCCGTCCACGGCGAGCTGGAACCAGCACACGTTCCTCGGCCTGCCCGCGCTCGGCTATGTCGCCTACGCCATTCTCTGGGTGGCGCAGGCGGCGGTGTTCTGGAAGGGCATGGAGGCCATCAAGCGGTTCATCGACTGGGCCGGCCCGGCCGTTTACGTCGTGATGATCGCGCTCGCGGTCTACCTCGTGGCGAAGGCGGGCTGGGGGAACATCAGCTTCAACCTGGCGCAGGGCAGGCACCTGGACGTCACCCACTCGTTCACGACGATGCTCAGCGCGATCGCGCTGGTCGTGTCGTACTTCTCCGGGCCGATGCTGAACTTCGGCGACTTCTCCCGCTACGGAAAGTCGTTCGACGCGGTGAAGCGCGGCAACCTGCTCGGGCTTCCGGTGAACTTCCTGTTCTTCTCGCTGCTCACCGTCATCACCGCGTCCGCGACGGTCCCGGTGTTCGGGGAACTCATCACCGACCCGATCCACACGGTCGAGCGCATCGACACGACGTTCGCGATCCTGCTCGGCGGGCTCACGTTCGTCATCGCGACGGTCGGCATCAACATCGTGGCGAACTTCATCTCGCCCGCGTTCGACTTCTCCAACGTCAATCCGCAGAAGATCTCCTGGCGGACGGGCGGAATGATCGCGGCGGTCGGCTCGGTGGTCCTCACGCCGTGGAACTGGTATTCCAACCCGACCGCGATCCATTACACGCTCGACCTGCTCGGCGCGCTCATCGGGCCGCTGTTCGGCGCGCTCATCGCGGGCTACTACATCGCGAGCAGGCAACGCGTCGCAGTGGACGACATGTTCACGCTCGACCCGCGCGGACGCTACTGGTTCCGGCGCGGCTACAACCCGAACGCGGTGTGGTCGCTGGTCGCGGGCGGGGTGCCCGCCATTCTCGCGGTGCTCGTCCCGAAACTCGTTCTCGACCTGGACGTCGCGACCGTCGACGTCACCTGGATCTCGAACTATTCCTGGTTCATCGGCTGCGGTCTCGGCTTCGTCACCCTGGCCCTGCTGGAGCGGAGCCGACCCATGATCAAGGTGATGGACCCGGCATGA
- a CDS encoding aspartate/glutamate racemase family protein, with product MIRITLVNPNTAREMTEAIGRGARAVAASGTVVTAVGPAMGPASVESHYDAALAVPGVLAEIAAAPDADGFVIACFGDPGLDAAREVASGPVVGIAEAAMHTATLLGRGFSIVTTLARTIGRTEELAHRYGFAAACRGVHACDVPVLELDSPSARAAVLDRCAAALATDRSDVLVLGCAGMTELTGAISAKLGVPVVDGVAAATKLVESLVALGLRTSTHGEYAPPPPKPQAGLLAEFTRSFE from the coding sequence ATGATCCGGATCACCCTGGTCAACCCCAACACCGCCCGGGAGATGACCGAGGCCATCGGCCGCGGCGCCCGGGCGGTCGCGGCGTCCGGGACCGTCGTCACGGCCGTCGGCCCGGCGATGGGCCCGGCCTCGGTGGAGAGCCACTACGACGCGGCGCTCGCCGTCCCGGGCGTGCTCGCCGAGATCGCGGCGGCACCGGACGCCGACGGTTTCGTCATCGCCTGTTTCGGCGACCCGGGGCTGGACGCGGCGCGCGAGGTCGCGTCCGGGCCGGTCGTCGGGATCGCCGAGGCCGCGATGCACACGGCGACGCTGCTCGGACGCGGGTTCAGCATCGTCACGACGCTGGCCCGGACGATCGGCCGTACCGAGGAGCTGGCGCACCGCTACGGCTTCGCGGCGGCGTGCCGGGGCGTGCACGCGTGCGACGTGCCCGTGCTGGAGCTGGACTCGCCGTCCGCGCGCGCCGCCGTCCTCGACCGGTGCGCCGCGGCGCTGGCGACGGACCGCTCGGACGTGCTGGTGCTCGGCTGCGCGGGCATGACCGAACTGACCGGGGCGATCTCGGCGAAGCTCGGCGTCCCGGTGGTGGACGGCGTGGCGGCGGCGACCAAGCTCGTGGAATCGCTGGTCGCGCTGGGCCTGCGGACGAGCACGCACGGCGAGTACGCGCCGCCCCCGCCCAAACCGCAGGCGGGGCTGCTGGCGGAGTTCACCCGGTCTTTCGAGTAA